A region of the Vanrija pseudolonga chromosome 2, complete sequence genome:
GTTTGCGTATCTCGACGGCTGTCCACATGCGTCAACGACTTTTGGCTCAGTGGCGACGGCCTGGAAGCGATCTCCGCTTTCGGCAAATTCCACATGGCTCCCACGTGGTTACCGCACGTGGCAGCCAGGTGCGAAGTCAACACCTCGCCGATCCTGCGCCCTGTGCCGATCGTTTTGATCTGCAGCGCGCTGATCTCTCCCTtctcgctgctgcttctgTTCTGTCCGTGCGCCTCGGTCCGCGTCAGAAGTGTTTCAGCATGCGCCAGAAGCCGACGGAGCATCTCTTGGGACGTGCGCCAGGCCCAGTTTCGAATGCCTCTTGACGCCCCGTCTCCAAGGCATCACGTGATGACCTTAAAGCCCAGAACCTGCTCGCATCTTCCCCGTTTCCCACGACGAGAATGCTCTCTGCCTTCGTGTAAAGCagcaagcgagcgagggggaATGCGAGACGGACTTGACGGCCACCGCGGGGGGGCTGGCCGTTAAGAGCAGTCCGAGACGGACGCAAGCTGCGCCGTCTGTGCGCCGTCGAAGCCGTCGAAGCCGCCcctctcggccttctcgtccGCCCTGGCTCACTGTAGAAGTCACTAGTAATTCCCCATTAGTCGCCCGACAACGGAAATCCTAATGCTGACGTCACTCTTAGCGACATTTCATTAGAAACAATCTCAAATGCGGATTAATGCTAGTCGACAACTCTCACGGCGGAGCATTGTGATTTGCCCTGCTCTTGTCCCGTTGTCATCGGTCCTCTCTTTGACAACTCGACTCTCTTGCATCCATCTCACTTATTAAACATCTCTCTTGCTCGCGTTCAACTCAAACTTAGAAGCTCTAGAAAGCATTCACTGCAAGGTACAGCACAAGACAAGACACACAGCGACTTCACACAACACACAAACCAAAACCTCTCGTAACCTCGGTTGCCCCCCAAgcccagcgtcgtcgtcatcctccccCCGGACCCGACTTTTACCAAGTCTTTTCAACCCACCATCTCACCCATCTCTACTTCATCCTCAACCACaacaccacacacaccaaTGGCatccacagcagcagccagcgacTCCAAGCCACAGTTCACCCCCGTCCCCACGCCACCCGAGTCTGGCGCCacgtcggcagcctcgacccCAAGCTTCCAAACGGCAGAGCAGGACGACCGAGGCGTGCCCATGGACGTGGACGACACACCCACCGTCGAGGAGCCTTCCTTCCCGACACCTCCTACCACCGAGCCCGGATCGGCGACCACCGACTCGGCTCCTCCCAAGAACTCGTCGCGCGACTCCAAGCCAGAGCAGGCATCCAGCTCAAAGGGCAAGCAGAGGGCAACGTCCCCGACCCCCGCTGCGACACccgatgtcgtcgaggagcctGAGCCGGAGCAGGAATCCCTCGACTCAAGGCTCGCAAAGCTTGACCTCAAGGACCTTGGCGACGGCTCGCAGCTcaccgtcgaggagctcaacgTGAGTTGTAACCCACATACTGTATACCCTTCAGACATTTCCTAACCCCGCCTCCCAGACTCTCCTCGAAGGCGCGACTCAGCTCAAGGACGCGGGCAACAAGCTCTACACTGCTCGTCCACCAAAGCTTGACGCTGCACGCGACGACTACCTCAAGGCCCTGTCCTACCTTCCCGCCGTGCCCAAGCATCTGGCTccgccgtcgctcgacgacctcgctgGCGGTGACCGCTTCCGCGAgatcaccgacgaggaggccgagcagaTCGAGGCAGACGAGCGCGCAGGCTACGAGCGCGTGACGGCCGACCTGGCGATCCGCGACGCACAGCGCGCAATCTGGGgcaacctcggcgccgtgtaCGCCGCGcagaagaaggacaaggagacGGTCGACGCGTGCACCAAGGCACTGACGTACGACCCGACCTACATCAAGGCCCtgcagcgacgagcggccGCAAACGAGCGCATCGGCACGTGgaacgccctcgccgccgcccagcgcgaccTCACGGCCCTGCTCGTGTTGCTCCCCATCGACTCGCCCCAGCGCGACTCGATCCACGCCACTCTTGACAAGCTCGCCCCAAGAATAAAGGTGCAGcaggacaaggagaaggacgacgtcctcggcaagctcaacAAGTTGTGAGCCGAGCGAGCAGAGGATCAGCAGTCAACAAACCAAACCACAACTTCATAACCAAACCCATATCAAGTCAGGAGGAGGATCTACCGCATCATGGCGGCCTTGCATGGATGACTTTTACGATTGCGCGGGGGTGTACTGAATCACTGACATACTGACGGGCGGAGGGGCGCGAGGACAACTGACGGTgttgaggcggcggcggtctcTTGGGGCAACGACAAGCGGACACTTTGCTGCCCACCAAATCCCGCACTGGGCACCGCGAGCAAGGCAGGCATCAATTCCCGCCAGACAGAGTTCAGGACAGCATCAGGAGCATGCCTTGCCCAACGCCGTGCCTGCGTTCCAGGTAGGTGCCTAGCCGCAAATGCTGGCCAATCCAGTCGCGGACCACTTttggggaggggtgggtcGCGGATGTGCCGACCGGACCCAAACGGTGTATTGGATAGGTCAAGGTGGCATCACATGGACTACAACGTATAGTGGTACGGATCCCCAATCAACATCTACGAcatcgccgttgtcgtccacaggtcgtcgtcagcagccgcacccaccaccccagcgTCAAGCGGCAAGTCGTCAAAGAGCGTGACGAGCGGCGGGGacacctcggcctcgggccaCGGCGCAATGTCCGGCCCCAGCCCAGCGGCGCCCTGGTCAGGCGGGAACAGCTGTCCGAGGGCGGCGATCCACCCGCCGTCGGACGTGAAGATGCCGTCCGCGAGGCAGAAGTCGAACTCGGCGgggtcgttggcggcgggtAGTGCCTctgtcgccaccgccacgcTAGCGTCtggctcggccggcgccggctggtCGCCGACACTGCGCGCCTGGTCGACCacgcggcggaggagctgGCCGAACGGAAAGTCGGGGTCTGGTGTCAGCCAGCGACGCGCTTACTAGACCCACAACTTTCAAGCTGCCCGGCGAGCTTGTCAATGTCCTTCGCGGCCTGCGGGAGGTCGATTGCGTCAGGCAGCAAACACGCCAGGTGGACGAGGTatcgcgcggcgtgcgccaGCCCAAGACGGACGTTCCGGTTCCCGTGGCGCATCTTCGTGTTGTCGTCTCCtcgtgcggcgcgcgagacAAGCGCGCatgctgcgcgagcggctgcttccaggcctgcgcggcgcgcgggggggaTGGACTCGAGTTCCTTCTCGTGCTGGATTGACTCTAGGCGGACGAGGTTGAATTGCAGGCTGGGGTCAGGAGCGCCGATTAACCAACACTTACATGGCATAGTCCTTGACCGTCGTGACTGGGGTTATCAGCCAGCCCAAGGATGGACAACTCACGCTCCGTAACGTGGAAGTGCGTCGGCTCAAGCCCAGCGTTCGCATAGTACGCGCGCCAGTACACCTCCCAAgcgtcgaccttgcgcaTGATGgagtcgacgagggcgtcgatCGCCGCATAGCTCGCTTTCCGCGCCTGCGCGTGCACGATCTCGACGCGCAGGACCGCGATttcgagcagcacgacgcaccggctgtcgtcggcgcgagAGAGGGGGTGCTCGAGCAGCCTGCGCGCTAGGGGGAGCGACTCGTCCCTGTCGAGGAGGTACGGCCGGCCGTAGGTATGGCACAATCTGGGGCCGGTCAGCGGGCCGCGCACGGATGTCGACTCACTCCAGGTGCGTTTTCAGCGTCTCGGTCGTCAGTATGCGAACACCAAAGCCACACTTACGGCGAgccacacgcgcgcgccgttgaCGAGCGGCCGGTCcgcctcgatctcggcctcCGTCTTTGGCGCGCGCATACCGCGTACCAGTTCGGGAAGGCAGAGGtgcaggtcgaggtcgtacgCCATCGCAACGGCGaggtctggggtcagcgaaGTTCCCTTTCGGGCTCACTTCCAGGCCGCCACGCCGTGTCGCCCCAGTTGGTGAGGATAACTGCTGTGTTAGCGGGGCGTGCAGTCGGGAGCAGCTTACGCATGGCCTGCACGTGCTCGAGGGGAGCGGTTGGGACGTAGATAGCCGTGGAGGCTGTGGTGTGTGAGCGTTGGAGGGGTTGGTCGTCAACCAACGCCACCACTTACCGATCTTCTCGGCGAGTTGAACCAGCtggccgcgcagcgcgagcccTGCGCGCGAGGTGTATCCTGGCGGGTCAGACCATTCAACGCGTGTTATTACCCACCGATCCCCGTGGAGGCCAGCTGCCCCGCGATGAGGATAGCCGCGATGCAGAACGGCGAGCGTGTGCGCAGGCTGGCGTCGGTGTCAGCGcacgtcgagcccgagccgaccCACCTGTCCCACGTATCCACCTCGGGGTCAAAGACGGGGAGATAAGCGTGCGGGCCATTAAAGTACAGGTTGAAGAGgtgctccgcctcgcgctcggtaCAGTATCCCAGCTTGATAGCGTCCGCTTCGAGCGGCACCGCGCCGTGGGGGCCCGACATGGCCGCCCACGCAGCGAGGCGGCACGCCTTCTTGGCTGtgcggccgcgctcgtcgtcgacgatgtgCATGAGGCGCGGGAGCGCGAGAGGGCTGGCGTTGTCCTCATTGTCGCTGTCGGGCTGCCGCTCGGCACTCAGGATCGAGTGCTCGCCTATCGTGTGGCGCCggagcggggcgggcgacgccggcccgctgtcggtgtcggcaGCGTCAAGGTCCACCAGCTCGACTAGCTCAATGGTACTGCGGCTTGATGCCTCGGACTCGGGCGGACTGAGGACCACGACCCCCGTGTCGTTTGCCTTGGGGGCACTGCCATCCAGTAGCCGCTGGAGCAGGTCCTGCACCCCTTGAATGGAAGACGACACGGCCTCCATGCGCGTCTCGAGAGACGCAACGCGGCTGCGGGCGCGTTAGCGTCGCGATCCACCACCCCCTGATGTCCAGCAGCCCGACGCACTCCTGGTTTGTCTTGATGCGGTGCGATGAGCCCTCGGTGGTGAATGTGCACTCGATCTTGAGGCTCGCGCACTTGTTGCACGGGGGGTGGTGCCGCCCCACACAGCGGATCTTCATGCGATGGCAGTTGTCCTGGCGTCAGAGGGCCCTCATGCTGTACGGGGGCTCACGCATGCTCCTGGGAGTGTCAGTGGAGCGGTGGAGGGTCGACTTACTGCTGACGTTAGGCCCCGGGCGAGCATCGCGCGGGGTGGAGTCCTTGGGCATTGTTGTTGGCTGCGATGAGTGACAATGTTGGAGAGAGATGTCAGTACCGCATCGTCAACATTGTCGACATCTCCACATCTCCACATCTCCctctgcaccaccaccaccacgtaGCCGCTCCACAACCCCACGGCACAACGTACCCAGCATATCACCGTCGCTGCAATGTCGCCGTGCGCAGCTAGACGTTGCCCGCTACTTGAGGTGagttcggcgcggcggtcggtCGGCTGATGCCGAGGCACCAAGGTTCGACGGCGGCTTCCAGATGCACGCCTCAACCCCGGATGCAACTCAGATTGCCAAGCTCCTCTCGGGGCCCAAGTCGGTCCGAGTGAGTGCACCCACAGCCGCAAGATGCGGGACAGATGGGGTGTGTTGGCAATCGTCGGGGCTGATATCGGTCCGATAAGAGCTAGCTGGTACTGACAATCTCCGCGCCGAAATGCTCTTTGCGGGGCGGGGCACTCTCAATAAGAGCGCAGGTATGCACCCTTCTCGTAAGCGGGGGAACGTATCAGTTCATCATGCTATCGCTGAGACCTTGACAGTGCTGAAGCACACCACTGAGCGTTGGGCCATCTCGCGTCCCATGATCCATCACAGCTTGTTCGTGATGGCAACACACAGCTCACAATCACAGATGCGATTTGTAAACAGGTCATGTGCCCCGCGATGCCGCTGCCCACATATCCGGAAAACCGCAACACTAGAGACGGGAAGCGCCGAAGATCCGTCAAGCCGCGTGATCTGGCccgctgtcgacggcgcgcaagctcgacgtgcagcgtgcagcgGCTATAGCGACAGCAGTGCCAAGACTATCGTGTCTGCACAGGCGACGCTGCCGAATCCATCGGCCCTGAGATGCCGATTCAAGGCCGATCTGTACGGTGGAGCGCGTGGCTCGTGGCGGCCCTTGGTCGGCTCCATCGCTCCCTTCGACGGACGGAGGCCGGAACCTTGCGCCGGCGCACAGTTTTCCatcacccactcacccaatGTTCTGACTGCTATTGACGGCGCTTCCCCGCACCTGCGACGCGATCAGAGTTCATCGGTGTCCGGGGTACCGATATGGCCCCACGGAGGAGACCTTATAACGGTAGTCGTTGGAACGACGAGACAATcatcgcagcagcagaaacagcagcagctcccCTAGGCCGCGAGGAGCCCCGACACGACACAAACACCAACGACTCGGTCCAACCCCGAACCCCGCCGCAGCAATGACCTCCGACCTCGAGAAGCacctctcgctcgacgagaagcCCAAGATTGAGCatgacgaggccgccgactACGGAGAGCACGCCCTCGTCAACATTGCCGTCGACCGCATCACCGAGGCGCCAGACtttgccgacggcgccaaggcggccaacGACCGCGAGCATGCCCTCTCCTTCCGCGACGGATGCAGGCACTACCCCGGTGCCTTGCTATGGGGCATCGGCATGTCCTTCACGATCGTAATGGAGGGGTACATCACCTCGCTCGGCCGCAACTTTATCACCTTCCCCGCCTTTGCTCGCAAGTACGGCGTGTTCCAGGCCGAGAAGAACCGCTGGGTCATCAACGCAAAGTGGCAGGTCGCCATGGGCGACATGGGCATGATCGGTACCCTCATCGGCCTGGTGATCATGGGCTTCGTTACCGACAAGTTTGGCCACCGCTACGTCATGATGGTTGGATTggtcctcatcgtcgcctTCAACTTTATGACCTTCTTCGCGCCCAACGTCGAGATCCTCGCGACGGCCGGATTGCTCGGCGGCATCCCGAACGGCCTGTTCGGTATCCTCGGCTCGGTGTACGCGTCCGAAGTCGCTCCGCTCCCTATCCGCGGTTTCCTCACCTCGTTCGTTAATATTTCGTGGATTATCGGCCAgttcgccgcgtcgggcCTCATGACGCGCATGGTCAAGATTGACACCGAGTGGTCGTTCCGCATCCCGATGGCGATCACCTGGGCGTGGCCCGTCCCGCTGTTCATCATGGCCGTGTTCGCGCCCAActcgccgtggtggtgcgtCCGCCGTGGCGACTATGCTGGTGCCGAGCGttccctccgccgcctcgcctcgcccaaACACGTGTccgcggccgacacgcgccgctcgctcgcgctgcttgtTCGCACCAACGAGCTCGAAAAGTCGATGAAGACCAAGGCGTCCGTCTGGGAGTGCTTCCGCGGCACCAACCTCCGCCGCACGGAAATCGCATCCATGACCCTCGCGACGCAGGCGTTCTCGGGCCAGACGTTCGCCTACGGCGCGACCTACTTCTTCGTCATGGCCGGCCTGAGCACCAAGGACGCGTACAACATGGGTTTCGTGTCCACTGGCGCGGCGTTCGTCGCCACCTGCATTTCGTGGATCCTCAACGGCTGGttcggccgccgccccctcaTCATCTACGGCTTCAGCGTCATGACCGGCATCCTGCTCGTCAttggcggcctcgcgctggtCGACAAGCAGTCGGCCATCTGGGCCCAGGCTGGCCTCTGTGTCGTCTGGCTCTTTGTCTACTCGATGACGATTGGCCCCCAGTCGTTTGGCCTCGCAGCCGAGGTGTCCGCCACGCGTCTCCGCTCTCAGaccctcgccatcgcccgcTTCTTCTACGTCCTCATGTCCTTCCTCTGCAACACGGTCGAGCCGTACCTCATCAACCCCAcggcgctcaacctcaagggcaagacggCGTTCGTGTGGTTCGGCACCTCGTTCCTCACCGTCGTCTGGTGTATCTTCCGCATGCCCGAGACGAAAGGCATCACATACACCGAGCTGGACTTGTTGTTCGAGCACCGGGTCAAGGCATGGCGTTTCAAGTCGACCAAGGTGGATGTGACCGAGGAGATCGAGCAGTAGGATGAGAGAAGAGAGGTTAGCTGTGCACAAGGTTTTGGGTGACAAGCGGATGTCTTCGGTGGTTCATGCGATGTAAATGGGATGTAAAACGGGACCTCGCGCGTCCAACATCAGTCGCCAATGAGTTCGCCGCGGTGAGTTATcgatcgcgcgcgacgctAGACTCATATTGTCACATGATATCACCCGCCACATTCCTCAGAACCACCCCTTGCGCCTCTTGGGCGCCTGCGCAGCCCGCCATGCGGTATTCTCAGCCGCCATGCGAGCCTGCAGCTCCATAAACTTGCGGTCGACCTGGGGTCAGCCTCCTCGCGAGCCCGCACTCACCTCGTCTTGGGTCAAAAACCCGCGCCCTCCGTCGAGGTGTGTGTCCGTGTCCGCCTTGCTGTCATAACTGCCCTCGCTGAGGTCGAGCACGATGGCGATGGCCTCTGCCTTTCGCAGGAGCCAGTCACCGCGGAGCAGTCCGTCGCGCCAGCTTGGCAGGGCAGTGTAGCCAGCAtaggcgccgaggagcgcacCCGCAAAGCACGCGTTTGTgtccgcgtcgccgccttccAGGACCAGCTGGGTGATGAGGGGCTCGAAGAGGCAGGCGCGGGCCTTCAGCGGCGTcggagaggaggaggtcaGGTGCAGCGcctggcggaggaggcagaggcccgcgccgagcgcttTCAGGACGTAACCTATCCCGtgctggtcgagctcgagctctgCGAGGGTCGTGGCGTTTGCGAAGCGTTTGAACTGGTGTCAGCGGGCTAGTGTGTTCACTTACCTCTTCGACGTCCAGTccggggtcgtcggcggtgaatggtccctcggcgcggaggaggaggacgatgcGCTTGGCGTAGTCTGCAatcgcggcgtcgaccagcgcgtcgacagccgcctcgtcgctcacATCGCCCCTAATCAgggcgcgcacga
Encoded here:
- the MPH3_0 gene encoding Alpha-glucosides permease MPH3 is translated as MTSDLEKHLSLDEKPKIEHDEAADYGEHALVNIAVDRITEAPDFADGAKAANDREHALSFRDGCRHYPGALLWGIGMSFTIVMEGYITSLGRNFITFPAFARKYGVFQAEKNRWVINAKWQVAMGDMGMIGTLIGLVIMGFVTDKFGHRYVMMVGLVLIVAFNFMTFFAPNVEILATAGLLGGIPNGLFGILGSVYASEVAPLPIRGFLTSFVNISWIIGQFAASGLMTRMVKIDTEWSFRIPMAITWAWPVPLFIMAVFAPNSPWWCVRRGDYAGAERSLRRLASPKHVSAADTRRSLALLVRTNELEKSMKTKASVWECFRGTNLRRTEIASMTLATQAFSGQTFAYGATYFFVMAGLSTKDAYNMGFVSTGAAFVATCISWILNGWFGRRPLIIYGFSVMTGILLVIGGLALVDKQSAIWAQAGLCVVWLFVYSMTIGPQSFGLAAEVSATRLRSQTLAIARFFYVLMSFLCNTVEPYLINPTALNLKGKTAFVWFGTSFLTVVWCIFRMPETKGITYTELDLLFEHRVKAWRFKSTKVDVTEEIEQ
- the MJ1187 gene encoding putative protein, which codes for MTDSTVTMDCSPAAKATLHDRAVGTLVGSALGDAVGLYTEFLPKARIGDLYPTGFFSLLPNPTPFARDMHRLKHVPGEWTDDTDHALLIVLSYLHNSALDPRDVVSRLHTWVLMGLRALDTPPLGLGATVGAIVRSAAYLDDPVKAAHAHWVKSGHKAAANGSLMRTHPLGVLSVHCTQEETFEVAARFSAITHVDPRCVVACMVATALVRALIRGDVSDEAAVDALVDAAIADYAKRIVLLLRAEGPFTADDPGLDVEEFKRFANATTLAELELDQHGIGYVLKALGAGLCLLRQALHLTSSSPTPLKARACLFEPLITQLVLEGGDADTNACFAGALLGAYAGYTALPSWRDGLLRGDWLLRKAEAIAIVLDLSEGSYDSKADTDTHLDGGRGFLTQDEVDRKFMELQARMAAENTAWRAAQAPKRRKGWF